The Ignavibacteria bacterium genome contains the following window.
ATTTTTTATCTTTAATAGTAAATTTCTATCTCTTTCAATTAACTTTATCTCTTTTTCACTCAAAATTGTCTCTTTTAACCTCATTGATGACTCTTTTCCAATAAACGATGGCTCTTTTTCACTTAACGATGCTTCTTTTTCACTCAACGATGGCTCTTTTTCAGTCAACGATGGCTCTTTTTCAGTCAACGATGGGTCTTTTAGAACCAACGATGGGTCTTTTTCATTCAAAATTGGCTCTTTTTTACTCAACGATGGGTCTTTTAGAACCAACGATAGGTCTTTTTCATTCAAAATTGGCTCTTTTTTACTCAACGATGGGTCTTTTAGAACCAACGATGGGTCTTTTTCATTCAAAATTGGCTCTTTTTCACTCAACGATGGGTCTTTAAGAACCGACGATGGGTCTTTTTCACTCAAAATTGGCTCTTTTTCACTCAACGATGGGTCTTTAAGAACCAACGATGGGTCTTTTTCATTCAAAATTGGCTCTTTTAGACCCAACGATGGCTCTTTTTCACTAAAAACCGTTAATTTTTTGTTCAAAAAAAGCTTTTTTCAGCGAGTTTTTTGGGTTTCCAGAATAAATAATTGTGCTTTAATCTTAAATTATGAAACAAAAGAGTTAATAAATTCCTACTAATTATCCAATAATTAATTTCATATCATTTTTTTTTGATTATTTTTTCCTCAATTTTTAATTCCAGAATGTTTAATATTTCTACATAACCTACTTGAATTTTTCAACACCCCTAAACATTGAAAAATCAAACAATTATAATTTTTTTAGCTTAGTATGTGATTAAAATTTCAACATTCCTTTATACAAATACAATTTTAGGTTTTCCCTTTTGTCTCTATATCTATTTGTAATTTAAGGAGTTACGCTCATAATTCATCTCAGCGTTTTTCTGGCATTGCGTTTGACCTTATATAATAGAAATAGTTGAATTAGAAACTAAAAAATTGAGAGGTTAAAAATGGTTGCATTATTTGTCTTATTAACTTTCGTTCTTATCATTTCAATAAACTTAATTGTCACGAAAGTTCGTGAAAAACGAATTTCGGTCTTTGAGGAAACTCAACCAGAGCCGGTCACTGGAACCGTATTTTCAAAAGAATCCATCTATGTCCCTCAGGGATTATATTATTCCAGAGGACACACCTGGCTCAATTTTTCTGAAGATGGTAAAATTAAACTCGGTATAGATGATTTTATCAACAAAGTATTAAAGCCAGGTAAAATATCTCCACTTAAAGCCGACGGCGATAAAATTTCGAAAGGCGAGCCGATCTTTGAAGTCTTTGCCAATGGAAGGAAAGTGAAAATTTATTCTCCTGTTGACGGCATTATTACTTCGCTAAATAAATCAATCCTCGAAAATACTCAGCTGCTTAGAGAAAATCCTTATCGAGAGAATTGGTTAATTGAAATTGAACCAGCTGATGTAAAGGAAATTCTGCCATCATTTAAGATTGGTAGAGAAGTTGTCAACTGGATGAAAGAGGAAGTAAACCGTTTCAAAGATTTGCTTGCCCATCTATCACCTAAACCATCGCTCGTCGGTGCAACACTTTATGATGGTGGAAATATCGTTGAAGGTGTTCTTAGAATGCTTGATGACAGCAGTCTTTCAAAATTCGAAGAAGAATTTCTGAAATTATCCTGAAAAACCTGAGGTAGAAAGATGAAAAGAAAAGCATTTCTGATTGATATAACCGAATGTGTCGGCTGCGGGGCTTGTTATGAAGCCTGCAAAGAACAAAACAATCTTCCTCAAACTTCTGATGACCCTTTAAGGGATTCGCTCTCTGATAAAACATATACAATTGTTGAACAGCGAGGCGATTTCTTCGTGAGAAGAATGTGTCAGCATTGTGAAGATCCAACCTGCGTTTCTGTTTGTCCTGTTGGTGCATTTACAAAGACTGAAGTTGGTGCAGTTCTTTACGATGAATCTAAATGTCTTGGATGCCGCTATTGTATGCAAGCCTGTCCATTCCAGATTCCGAGATATGAATGGGGCAGCGTGAAACCGAGAGTGCAAAAATGCATTATGTGTTATGACCGAGTTAAGAATGGAGAACTGCCAGCCTGTGCGGAAGCCTGTCCAACTGGTGCAACCTTATTCGGTGATAGAGATGAGATGATTGAGATTGCAAAACAGAGACTCGCTGAAAATCCGGAAAAGTATTATCAGCATATTTATGGGCTTGAAGAAGTCGGCGGCACATCGGTTTTATATATTTCACCAGTACCATTCGAAGAACTCGGTTTCAATACAAAGTTATTGAAGACAGCTCTTCCAAATTTCACTCACGAAGCTTTAGCGAAGATTCCAACACTGGTAACAGTCGGCGGTGTATTATTGACAGGTTTCTATTGGTTAACTAATCGAAAGAATGAAATTGCACGAGAAAAATTTGAGGAAAAGAAAAAACAAAACTTACGAGGTGAGGAATGAATCCAGCAATTGAAAGACTTCTCAAACCAACATTCTGGAAAGTTGTTGGAACTGTAA
Protein-coding sequences here:
- a CDS encoding glycine cleavage system protein H, producing MVALFVLLTFVLIISINLIVTKVREKRISVFEETQPEPVTGTVFSKESIYVPQGLYYSRGHTWLNFSEDGKIKLGIDDFINKVLKPGKISPLKADGDKISKGEPIFEVFANGRKVKIYSPVDGIITSLNKSILENTQLLRENPYRENWLIEIEPADVKEILPSFKIGREVVNWMKEEVNRFKDLLAHLSPKPSLVGATLYDGGNIVEGVLRMLDDSSLSKFEEEFLKLS
- a CDS encoding 4Fe-4S dicluster domain-containing protein, translated to MKRKAFLIDITECVGCGACYEACKEQNNLPQTSDDPLRDSLSDKTYTIVEQRGDFFVRRMCQHCEDPTCVSVCPVGAFTKTEVGAVLYDESKCLGCRYCMQACPFQIPRYEWGSVKPRVQKCIMCYDRVKNGELPACAEACPTGATLFGDRDEMIEIAKQRLAENPEKYYQHIYGLEEVGGTSVLYISPVPFEELGFNTKLLKTALPNFTHEALAKIPTLVTVGGVLLTGFYWLTNRKNEIAREKFEEKKKQNLRGEE